A window of Betaproteobacteria bacterium genomic DNA:
CAGTTCCCGCCCTCTGCCTTCAAGTTTGCCGATGACCTGAGTACCTGCATCTGTCCCGCTGGGAAGCGCCTCTACCGGAGCGGGAACAACTGCAACCGCAGTGGGCTGCGATCGATCGGATTCAAGGGGACACAGACGGCGTGCAGCAACTGCAAGCTCAGAGCACAGTGTCTGCGCAAACCGGACAAGACACCGGTCCGTCAGGTAGCGCTATTCCTCGGCAAGCATGAGTCCGCGCCGGAGCGACCCATCGAGCGCATGCGCCGAAAGATCGACACCGAGCAAGGCCGCCGGATGATCACCCGCCGCTTCGCGACGGTGGAGCCCGTGTTCGCGAATCTGCGGCACAACAAGGGGCTCGACCGATTCACGCTGCGAAGCAGGAAGAAGGTGGAGGGGCAGTGGCAGTTGTACTGCCTGGTTCACAACATCGAGAAGCTGATGAGGGCGAGGCAAGCGAGATGAGGGGCGGTATGGACACCGCTACCGCGGTACGCACGCCGGCGGTCGCCAAAATCGACGGCTGCGGGCATCCAAGTCGCCGAAAGCGCGGTCGACGTATGATCGACAACGTCTGGCCGCGACGGCGACTTTTCTACAGCCTCGTTAGGCATCACAGGCTGTGCCACGCCAAGTCCTATACAAGCCGCCGCATCCACAAACTGAGCCGTGGCCACCTGAGCGCCCCGAACCGGGCCTGCTTAGCAATGAGCCAGCTCGTGTGGTGTACCAAGCCGCCTGCCTATCCATCGCCGAAGCGCTTGCTCGGCTAGGGTTCAAGTACGCAAAAAGTAAACAACGCTGTTCGCGGCAAGCTGGAGACTTCCAGGAGGAAGTCAGTTTCCAGTCAAGCCACTACAACGCTTCAGGTCGCCATGTACAACTTTGGCTACATGCCACGGTGGCCTCGCGTGCGCTTCAAGCGTGGCGGCAGAAGCGTCTGCCCAGCGAACTGGCAAGCGCGCACGTTGCAGGAGGCATGGTGCACCTACTCGGCACTCAGTACGCCTTGGTGCAGTGGGAACTAGCTGATCCCAGAGACCGTCGACAAACGATCGAAGATGCCGTCGCGTTCATACGCAGCGACGTACTCCCCTACTTTGCGCGCTTCAGCGACACAGCTGGACTGATCTCTTTGCTGGCAGAGCAAGCAGTCCCGGCCTTTGACTTGGTCCCGTCGGTCGAGTTTGCGCACTGTTTTGGCGGGAAGGACCAAGCTCAGGCAGTCCTGAATCGCTTTCTGCGCGACAGACCAGACTTGGAGCCGGCCATCGCTCTAGAGGCGGCCAACCCGTCGCCTTCTACCTTGCTCCGGCCCGGCAACTACGTGCAGCAGGTCGCGTACCTCAAGCACCTTTACGGTCTCGCCTGAGCGGTGATGCCTAACCCCTCGCTCGAGCGGACCTCCACCGGCAGAGCCGCCTGGCCCTTGCGGGGCCAGTCGCATATCGTCCCCTACAGGGCCAGGCGCCTCTGCCGGTTCCGGCCCGCTCAGCTCGAACGTTGGGCCGTGAAATCTATTGCTGCCATATCTGCCTTCATAGTCACCTCAGCGGTTCGTGGCGAAATGTCGCTCGGGCGGTGGCTTGAGCAAAATGAACCCAAAGTGCGAGCCTACTTGCTGGCACTCAGGCCAGAACAAATTGGCACGAATGTGTCGGGGGTAAAGCTGTCGGAGGGTAAGCGTGAAATAAGCGGATACCGTTATCTAGCCAACCTATCTCAACCCAGCCGCGGCCTCTACATGTTCAAGTTTGGCTACATCTATCGGGGAAATCAGTTTGAGGCTCATTACATTTGGGTGGCCAAGGGCCATCGGGGCCATGATCTAAACCAATCCCCGCTCTGTTCCGGTAACTGGATCGAGCCGGGCGGATGGGGCGTACTAAGGGGGGATCAATACACTTACCAAGAAGCTCAACCAGGAGAGAACATCGTAGTCACAACCTGCCAGCTAACACTGCCCAACCCATCCATCAACACGGACGCTGCGCGATGAAGCCGCGCAGCGCCGGTTATGTCAGACGTTGGACCCCGTAGTGTTCGCCCCGTGCGCGGCATTCCTTCTGGCTCTTGCCGCGATTGCCTCTGTCGCAAGCGCTGCAGGCGAGACGTGGCGATTGCGTATGGATCGCCTCGGACCGATCAGTGTTGGGATGACGGCGGCTCAAGTAGGGAAGGCAGTGGGTCCACATGTCGCGGAAGACTTCTCTCCGAACAACGAGTGCTTTCATCTACGCAGAACTGGAAACCTGAGCGGCGTCTCATTCATGATGATTGGCGGCGAAGTCGCCCGGATAGAGGTGGACACGCTGAGCGTTGTGTCGTGGTCGGGTGTGCGGATTGGAAGCACGGAGGAGCAGATAAAGAAGATCTATGGTGCCAGGGTGAAAGTCGAACCCCACAAGTATCTCGAGGGTAACGGCCACTACCTTACTCTCCGCTTACAAGACGGTCGCTTCGGCAGGCGATTCGAGACCGAGAACCGCCGTGTTGTTCGTTTCTACGCTGGGCTTTGGAAGCATCTCAGATACGTTGAAGGGTGCGCGTAGCATGGAGTCCAACCCGGCGCTCGTGCGGGACCGGTCGTCTGCGGCGCTCGGCCTCACAGCTTTTTCGTTAGAGCCGCACGCATGCTGACGCTTGAGATGCTCTTTCGATATTTGGGACAGCTCGTTGTCTATGGAGGCGGAGCAGTTGCCATAGCGTACGGACTCTTCAAAGTGCTCGCTGTGAAGTGGATTGACGCCCGATTCTCTGAACGGCTCGAGGCCTTCAGGCACGAGCAAGCGAAGGACTTGGAACAGTTCCGATTCAGAATTAACTCCCTCTTCGACCGCGCGACGAAGCTCAACGAGAAGGAGTACGACGTTCTGCCAGAGGCGTGGGGGAGACTGAACGAGGCTTATTGGAAAGCTTCCGTTATCGTCTCTCCCTTCCAATCCTATCCGGACCTCGAAAGGATGACGGACGCGCACCTTGCGGAGTTCCTATCCGCGTGTCCGCTTCAGGACTGGGAGAAGCAAGAGTTGATATCCGCGCGAGAGAGGAACAAGTATTACCAAGAGCACATCTTCTGGCATTCCATAGCGGACGCAAAGGCTGCATCAAGAGAATCGCATGTCTACCTTTCAAAGAATGGCATTTTTCTAAAGCGCGACATAAAGGAGAGGTTTAGTGTGATGGACGAATTTATCTGGCACGCACTCGTCGCTCGCGAAACCTTGGAGCGAGTCAAGCCACATAAGGAACCGAACACAGCCGTCGATCGCTTTCGCAAGGAAGGCGAAGCAATGCTGAAAGAACTAGAGGTCGTAGTACAGGCGAGAATGCATGAATAGTAGGCATACAGCGGCTCTAAGCTGCGCCGCTGAGCCGCGTCGTTCGGCCCCATAGCGACGAGAATGCTCAGAAGCAGCCACTCATATCTCTATCGCATCATGCCGCTGCGGCATGTCGTTGACCTGTTTGAAACCCGCGAGTTGCACTTCGCCAGTCCCGAATCATGGGACGACCCGTACGAGAAGGTATTGCGGCATAAGGGAAGCTCGTTAGCTTTTGCGCAGTGCTGGTGTACCAGAGCCGTCTCTGATGCGATGTGGCGCATCTATTCATCTGATCGAACTGCTATTCGCATTCGGTCGACACGATCGAAGCTTCTGGTCGTGGGGGCTCGAATCAAGGCAACCTATAACGCCACTTTTCGACTTGATGAAGTTGTTTATAAGCAAGCGAGGGAGGTCGATGAAGGCTTGGCTACGATCGCTGCGGAGCTCAAGCAGACGTTCAGCATGAACCGAGCGGTCGATGCCTTGTACGTCAAGCGGGATGCCTTCGACTACGAAGCAGAGGTTCGAGCCGTCGCCTTTCTGCAGCCGAAGAAGGGCGTTCAACCGCCGCAGCATCTGCGCGTGCGGATCGACCCCCATTCCCTGGTCGACTCGATTCTTTTTGATCCAAGAGCGGAAGCGACATACATCCGTATGGCGACGTACTTCCTCAGGAAGTCTCTAAACTTTGAGGGGCCTGTGTCGCGGTCGGCGCTCTATCGGGCAGCGAGGATTGATATTCCCGATGACGCAGAACCCATCCTTCAAGCGGACGCCTACCGGCGCCGCTCAAGTCAAACGTTACCTTGCCTTGGTGAAATCTGTGGATCACGTAGCGTCGAGGTACGTATCGAGGATTCTGGCGGGGTTCCTGTCTTGCCTTTATGTGACGGCTGCTTGTGCTCTCACCCTTCCGGCAGACCGAGATCCGAAATACAACTCTTCGATCAATCCAAAATACAATTCGTCGATAAATCCAAAGTACAACTCGTCGATCAATCCGAAGTACAACTCCTCGGCAAACCCAAGCTACAACTCGTCCATCAATCCTTCGTACAATTCATCAATAAACCCCAAGTACAACTCGTCGATTAACCCCCAGTACAACTCATCGCTAAACCCTCGGTATAACTCGTCAATCGATCCTACGAAAACCACTTGGTCTGGGCTTTAGGTCTTCGATCTCGACGGTGATCTTGCGGGAGTGGCCGTTCGAGCCGAACGTGGGTTCCTGCTGTTCTTCGGTCTAAGCGGCAAATGGCAGGGATATTTTGCGTCGAATAGTGACACTGGGTACAACTGGTTCAGCGTTGAAGGTGAGTGGCGAGGCTATCTCATTCATAACTCTGACCGAGGATTCAATCTCTTTTCCAAGGATGGAGAATGGATCGGGTTCCTAAATTAACAACGGGCCGAGCAGCGACCTGAAATGATCCCAGACGCAGAAGAATTATTCGCAAAGCTGGAGCAGGAGGGAGAGCCTACTGTGCGAACTCGGCTTGCCCAAGGCGTGTATGGGCAGCAAAAGACACCTCTCGTGATCGAGTGGCTGCACCAGAAAGAACAATCCCGCGCCGATATATTGGCGAATGAAAACCTGAAAACCACCAAGAGCGCCCATATGGCAGCATGGGTAGCGGCATGCGCTGCCGTCATAAGCGCCCTAGCCGCCATCTATGTCATCTTCAAAAGCTAGCGTGCGTATCGGATGGCAAGCTAACCCATCAATCAACCGGACCGGGAAAAAGCTGCGCTTTTCCCCGGCCGGTTATTTCACACGTTGAGACTGTAGAAATACCCCTTTTCTCCCCTTGATCGCCGATCCCGGCCTCGGCATCATCGTCGCAACAGCGTTGCTGCGGAGAAGTCGCCGATGCCGAACTTCCGATCCGTCGACAGGAACCTCAAGTTCATCGCCGTCGACTTCGATGCGCAGATCCTCCCCGGCACCTTCGAGCACGCCGTCAGTGTGCTGGTAGATCAGGAACTCGACCTCACGCCGTTCATCGAGACCTACCGCAACGACGCCACCGGCGCGCCCGCCTATCACCCCTCCGTTCTCCTCAAAGTCATCCTGTTCGGCTACAGCCGCGGCCTGATCAGCTCCCGCGCCATCGCGGCGGGCCTGCCGCCAGCATGTGCAGTTCATCGCCCTGAGTGTGGACAGCCAGCCGGACTTCTCCGCCCTCGCAGGCTTCGTCAGCCGTCACACTGAGGCGATCCAGTCGCTCTTCACCCAGGTGCTGGTCATCTGCAACCGCGAAGGCCTCATCGGCCACGAGATGTTCGCCATCGACGGGGTCAAGCTCCCGAGCAATGCGGCCAAGTCCCGCAGCGGTCTTCGGGAGGACTTCGAACGGGAAGCGCAGAAGGTCGAACAGTCCGTGGAAAAGATGCTCGCGGAGCATCGGAGGCAGGACGCTGCGAAGATCCCACCGGAGCAGGAACAGCGGACGCGTGGAGAGGCAGAAGATCGAGCGGATGAGGGAGCACGCCAGGTAGATCCGGGCGTGGCTGGAGAAGCACCCCAGGGACCGCCTCGGCGCGAGCGGGAAGCCGGTGCTGAGCAACCGCACCGACAACGAGTCGGCGAAGATGTCCACGGACAAGGGCGTCGTGCAGGGCTACTGCGGCTTGGCGGCGGTGGACGAGAAGCACCGGATCATCGTCGCCGCCCAGGCGCACGGGACAGGCTCGGAGCAGGCACTGCTGCCGAGAATGGTGGAAGACCTGAAGCCTGTTCTGACGCCCGAGAGCGTGATCGTGGCCGATGCGGGCTACCACAGCGAAGCCAACCTCGCCCACCTGGAGTCCGGAGAAGGTCGAGGCCTACATCGCCGACCGCGGCTACCGGGAGCGTGACGAGCGCTACGCCGGACAGGAGAAGCACAAGGCGAAGGAAGACGCGCTCTGGGACAAGACGGGCAAGCGACCGAAGAAGGGACGGTTTCCTGTGACCGCCTTTACCGTAGGCGAGAACGGGACTCACGCGGTATGCCCTGCCGGGAAGAAGCTCTACCGAAGCGGCGGCAACTGCAACATCGGCGGCCAGCGGGCGATCAAGTTCAAGGCAGCGCAGAGCAGCTGTGCGAACTGCCCGCTGAGACAGCGCTGCCTGAGAGAGCCCACTCAGCACTCACCAAGATCGATCGCGGTGTTCATCGGCAAG
This region includes:
- a CDS encoding DUF4304 domain-containing protein, whose amino-acid sequence is MVYQAACLSIAEALARLGFKYAKSKQRCSRQAGDFQEEVSFQSSHYNASGRHVQLWLHATVASRALQAWRQKRLPSELASAHVAGGMVHLLGTQYALVQWELADPRDRRQTIEDAVAFIRSDVLPYFARFSDTAGLISLLAEQAVPAFDLVPSVEFAHCFGGKDQAQAVLNRFLRDRPDLEPAIALEAANPSPSTLLRPGNYVQQVAYLKHLYGLA
- a CDS encoding DUF2971 domain-containing protein, whose product is MPLRHVVDLFETRELHFASPESWDDPYEKVLRHKGSSLAFAQCWCTRAVSDAMWRIYSSDRTAIRIRSTRSKLLVVGARIKATYNATFRLDEVVYKQAREVDEGLATIAAELKQTFSMNRAVDALYVKRDAFDYEAEVRAVAFLQPKKGVQPPQHLRVRIDPHSLVDSILFDPRAEATYIRMATYFLRKSLNFEGPVSRSALYRAARIDIPDDAEPILQADAYRRRSSQTLPCLGEICGSRSVEVRIEDSGGVPVLPLCDGCLCSHPSGRPRSEIQLFDQSKIQFVDKSKVQLVDQSEVQLLGKPKLQLVHQSFVQFINKPQVQLVD